Proteins encoded in a region of the Leopardus geoffroyi isolate Oge1 chromosome E2, O.geoffroyi_Oge1_pat1.0, whole genome shotgun sequence genome:
- the FBL gene encoding rRNA 2'-O-methyltransferase fibrillarin: MKPGFSPRGGGFGGRGGFGDRGGRGGGRGGFGGGRGRGGGFRGRGRGGGGGGRGGGGFQSGGNRGRGRGGKRGNQSGKNVMVEPHRHEGVFICRGKEDALVTKNLVPGESVYGEKRVSISEGDDKIEYRAWNPFRSKLAAAILGGVDQIHIKPGAKVLYLGAASGTTVSHVSDIVGPDGLVYAVEFSHRSGRDLINLAKKRTNIIPVIEDARHPHKYRMLIAMVDVIFADVAQPDQTRIVALNAHTFLRNGGHFVISIKANCIDSTASAEAVFASEVKKMQQENMKPQEQLTLEPYERDHAVVVGVYRPPPKVKN, translated from the exons ATGAAGCCAG GTTTCAGCCCCCGTGGGGGCGGCTTCGGTGGCCGAGGAGGCTTTGGTGACCGTGGTGGACGTGGTGGAGGTCGAGGAGGCTTTGGTGGGGGCAGAGGTCGTGGTGGAGGCTTCAGAGGCCGtggccgaggaggaggaggaggaggacgaggtg GTGGAGGGTTCCAGTCTGGTGGCAACCGGGGTCGTGGCcggggaggaaaaagaggaaaccagTCGGGGAAGAATGTGATGGTAGAACCCCATCGGCATGAAG GTGTCTTCATTTGTCGAGGAAAGGAAGATGCGCTTGTCACCAAGAATCTGGTCCCTGGAGAGTCAGTTTATGGAGAGAAGAGAGTCTCCATTTCG GAGGGAGATGACAAAATCGAGTACCGTGCCTGGAACCCCTTccgctccaagctggcagcagcAATCCTGGGCGGCGTGGACCAGATCCACATCAAGCCAGGGGCCAAGGTGCTCTACCTTGGGGCTGCGTCCGGCACCACTGTCTCCCATGTGTCTGACATCGTAGGCCCG gaCGGTCTAGTCTATGCAGTTGAGTTCTCCCACCGCTCTGGCCGTGACCTCATTAACTTGGCCAAGAAGAGGACCAACATCATTCCTGTTATTGAAGATGCTCGGCACCCACACAAATACCGCATGCTCATAG CGATGGTGGATGTGATCTTTGCCGATGTGGCCCAGCCAGACCAGACCCGGATTGTAGCCCTGAATGCCCACACCTTCCTTCGTAATGGAGGACACTTTGTGATTTCCATTAAG GCCAACTGCATTGACTCCACAGCCTCTGCTGAGGCCGTGTTTGCCTCTGAAGTGAAAAAGATGCAGCAGGAGAACATGAAGCCCCAGGAACAGTTGACCTTAGAGCCTTATGAAAGAGACCACGCTGTGGTGGTGGGCGTGTACAG GCCACCTCCCAAGGTGAAGAACTGA